One part of the Arsenicicoccus dermatophilus genome encodes these proteins:
- a CDS encoding ABC transporter ATP-binding protein — translation MELRFSDVHVELGGNPILGGVDLVVPSGEVVGLVGANGSGKSTLLRAAYRVHRPSKGTVHVGGDDVHRLPAPEVARRIAVMAQEITNDFPMTVLDVVLLGRVPHQRGFGVDSPADLALAHDSLAEVGAAGLHRRVFSSLSGGEKQRVLLARALTQQAPVLILDEPTNHADLGFQHELLHLVTHRGATVLAALHDVNLALTYCRRAVVLDQGTVCAEGPVESVLTPAVVDQVLRVSSRALPDPRGGTVLSFRRPSTPTRTDPVHELIGAQSP, via the coding sequence ATGGAGCTCCGGTTCAGCGATGTCCACGTCGAGCTGGGCGGCAACCCGATTCTGGGCGGTGTCGATCTCGTCGTCCCGTCCGGTGAGGTGGTCGGTCTCGTCGGTGCCAACGGCAGCGGCAAGTCCACCCTCCTGCGGGCGGCCTATCGCGTGCATCGACCCTCGAAAGGCACCGTCCATGTCGGCGGTGACGACGTGCACCGGCTCCCTGCCCCCGAGGTGGCGCGCCGGATCGCCGTCATGGCGCAGGAGATCACCAACGACTTCCCCATGACCGTCCTGGACGTCGTCCTCCTGGGGCGGGTGCCTCACCAGCGCGGGTTCGGGGTGGACTCGCCTGCAGACCTTGCCCTGGCCCATGACTCCCTCGCCGAGGTCGGCGCCGCTGGTCTGCACCGACGGGTCTTCTCCTCCCTGTCGGGAGGTGAGAAGCAGCGCGTCCTTCTCGCCCGGGCCTTGACCCAGCAGGCACCCGTCCTGATCCTCGACGAGCCGACGAACCATGCGGACCTGGGCTTCCAGCATGAGCTTCTCCACCTGGTCACCCACCGGGGCGCCACCGTCCTTGCCGCCCTGCACGACGTCAACCTGGCTCTGACCTATTGCCGCCGGGCCGTGGTTCTCGACCAGGGGACGGTATGCGCGGAGGGTCCCGTGGAGTCCGTCCTGACTCCAGCCGTGGTGGACCAGGTGCTCCGGGTGTCGTCTCGTGCCCTGCCGGACCCGCGCGGTGGCACCGTCCTCTCCTTCCGTCGACCCTCTACCCCTACTCGGACCGACCCTGTCCATGAGTTGATCGGAGCGCAGAGCCCATGA
- a CDS encoding ABC transporter substrate-binding protein, whose product MTSTYDRLLARRSRCFGAVALAGISILLTGCGGAVTPTGSSASLQGGRSHVTMCGKAATYPATVRRIVALNPGQADLVARLGAGRAVVGVAQTDGQPVPPSVSSAGGNPRVLSTMGPPAREALLAAQPDLVLSPTTYEFTGEKGYATQEQLKAAGASTYVAAAGCPARRSTAEVTDLLSDIDALGAILHVQPAAAELRRQAEAQLRAAADRARGKPQPTMAQLFVEGDTITAIGAGVEHSIGKAAGGRSVFTPQDPAFASFFAAEVSRETLLAKNPEVIVFGTTGPEHERRTREWLRRNLPDIKAVRASRLVGIPAAQLLPGTWGNLDAVTTINAALYPG is encoded by the coding sequence ATGACGTCCACCTACGACCGCCTGCTGGCGAGGCGATCTCGATGCTTCGGCGCTGTCGCGCTCGCCGGGATCTCGATCCTGCTGACCGGGTGCGGCGGCGCGGTCACCCCCACCGGGTCGTCGGCCTCCTTGCAGGGAGGCCGCTCCCACGTGACCATGTGCGGCAAGGCCGCCACCTATCCCGCTACCGTTCGACGGATCGTCGCTCTCAACCCGGGTCAGGCCGACCTGGTTGCTCGGTTGGGGGCCGGGCGTGCCGTCGTGGGTGTCGCCCAGACGGACGGCCAGCCCGTCCCGCCGTCGGTGAGCTCGGCCGGCGGCAACCCGCGTGTGCTCAGCACCATGGGCCCCCCGGCGCGTGAGGCTCTCCTGGCCGCCCAGCCCGATCTCGTGCTCTCGCCGACGACATACGAGTTCACCGGTGAGAAGGGCTATGCCACGCAGGAGCAGCTCAAGGCAGCGGGGGCATCGACGTATGTCGCGGCGGCCGGCTGCCCCGCTCGCCGATCCACGGCCGAGGTGACCGACCTGCTGAGCGACATCGACGCGCTCGGTGCGATCCTGCACGTCCAGCCGGCCGCTGCCGAGCTGCGTCGCCAGGCCGAGGCACAGCTGCGGGCCGCTGCTGACCGGGCTCGCGGCAAGCCGCAGCCGACCATGGCTCAGCTCTTCGTCGAGGGGGACACCATCACGGCCATCGGTGCCGGGGTCGAGCACAGCATCGGCAAGGCCGCCGGTGGCCGCAGCGTGTTCACCCCCCAGGACCCGGCCTTCGCGTCCTTCTTCGCCGCAGAGGTCTCCCGCGAGACGCTGCTTGCGAAGAATCCCGAGGTCATCGTCTTCGGGACCACCGGACCCGAGCACGAGCGTCGCACCCGGGAGTGGCTGCGCCGGAATCTGCCTGACATCAAGGCTGTGCGTGCCAGCCGGCTCGTGGGCATCCCTGCGGCCCAGCTGCTGCCCGGCACCTGGGGCAATCTTGACGCCGTGACGACCATCAACGCCGCGCTCTACCCGGGCTGA